In Acanthochromis polyacanthus isolate Apoly-LR-REF ecotype Palm Island chromosome 24, KAUST_Apoly_ChrSc, whole genome shotgun sequence, the DNA window ACAGTAAAAGCACTTTAACTCTGATAAAAGTTATCCACAGTAAAAGTACTTTCACTGATAAAAGTTCTCTACAGTAAAAGTACTTTCACTGATAAAAGTTCTCTACAGTAAAAGTACTTTAACTCTGATAAAAGTTCTCCACAGTAAAAGCACTTTAACTGATAAAAGTTCTCGACAGTAAAAGTACTTTAACTCTGATAAAAGTTCTCTACAGTAAAAGCACTTTAACTGATAAAAGTTCTCCCCAGTAAAAGTACTTTAACTCTGATAAAAGTTCTTCACAGTAAAAGCACTTTCACTGATAAAAGTTCTCTACAGTAAAAGTACTTTCACTGATAAAAGTTCTCTACAGTAAAAGTACTTTCACTGATAAAAGTTCTCCCCAGTAAAAGCACTTTAACTCTGATAAAAGTTCTCCACAGTAAAAGCACTTTAACTCTGATTAAAGTTCTCCCCAGTAAAAGTACTTTAACTCTGATAAAAGTTCTCTACAGTAAAAGTACTTTAACTCTGATAAAAGTTCTCTACAGTAAAAGTACTTTCACTGATAAAAGTTCTCTACAGTAAAAGTACTTTCACTGATAAAAGTTCTCCACAGTAAAAGCACTTTAACTGATAAAAGTTCTCCCCAGTAAAAGTACTTTAACTCTGATAAAAGTTCTCTACAGTAAAAGTACTTTAACTCTGATAAAAGTTCTCTACAGTAAAAGTACTTTCACTGATAAAAGTTCTCTACAGTAAAAGTACTTTAACTCTGATAAAAGTTCTCCACAGTAAAAGTACTTTAACTCTGATAAAAGTTTTCCACAGTAAAAGTACTTTAACTCTGATAAAAGTTCTCTACAGTAAAAGTACTTTCACTGATAAAAGTTCTCTACAGTAAAAGTACTTTAACTCTGATAAAAGTTCTCCACAGTAAAAGTACTTTAACTCTGATAAAAGTTCTCCACAGTAAAAGCACTTTAACTCTGATTAAAGTTCTCCACAGTAAAAGTACTTTAACTCTGATAAAAGTTCTCTACAGTAAAAGTACTTTAACTCTGATAAAAGTTCTCTACAGTAAAAGTACTTTCACTGATAAAAGTTCTCTACAGTAAAAGTACTTTCACTGATAAAAGTTCTCCACAGTAAAAGCACTTTAACTGATAAAAGTTCTCCCCAGTAAAAGTACTTTAACTCTGATAAAAGTTCTCTACAGTAAAAGTACTTTAACTCTGATAAAAGTTCTCTACAGTAAAAGTACTTTCACTGATAAAAGTTCTCTACAGTAAAAGTACTTTAACTCTGATAAAAGTTCTCCACAGTAAAAGTACTTTAACTCTGATAAAAGTTTTCCACAGTAAAAGTACTTTAACTCTGATAAAAGTTCTCTACAGTAAAAGTACTTTCACTTTGTTACTTAAGTTTGTttacaaacaataaatcaacaGTAAATCACAACATGTGACGTCAACGAGGTAAACACTCACGTTCACGCGCTGAGCCGAGGCGCGTTCCCGTGTCCTGCTGGTCCTGATTCGGATCAGCGGCCGGTGACGTCACCACCGAGCCCGGTGACACAATCGGTCCATTATTCAGAACAACAGGCTGCGCACAGCGCATGCGCGACACAGCCCGGGAGCAGCCAAAGGTTTCGGGAGCGCGCACAGAGTTTTGCGAGAATAAAGTTTGAAAGTGAACTTCCGGTTGTTCTCCTACGGGCTTTGTTGTGATTCTGTCGGATCCTCTGAGCTGGAGTtgctctccttctccttctgctTCTGCTGTTGCTTCTCCTCCAGAACTACTCCTCCTCactcctctctcttcctcttcctctccatcctctGTGCGCGTCTCCGTTCAGCAGCCAATGAGCGCGCAGTAAACACCTTCacggtcctcctcctccttaggTCCGGTTCTGACCCAGAGCATCTGGTGGAACCGACTGTAGACCAGAGCCAAAGCTGGACCGGAGCCAGAgctggaccagaaccagaggTGGACCAGAGTCAGAGCTGGACTTGTTCCTCGACTTAGTGTTGTTATTTTAAACATGATTAAAGTTTGACTGAAGGGGAATGTTGTAATTATAAacaatgtaaataaagtttgatttaaaggGAATGTTGTAAATACAAacaatgtaaataaagtttgatttaaagggaatgctgtaaatataaacaatgtaaataaagtttgatttaaaaagaatgttgtaaacataaacaatgtaaataaagtttgatttaaaaagaatgttgtaaacataaacaatgtaaataaagtttgatttaaaaagaatGTTGTAAACATAAACAATGTAAATGaacttttatttaaaaggaaTGCTGTGAATATAAAAAATGCAGTGaagctgtatttaaatcaaatgttttactgtaataaTCATGTGTATAAAGTTTTATTTAGGTAAACATGTGAATGTAAACATGGTGTAAATAAAAGTCGATTTGAAGTAAATGTGAATATAAacaatgtaaataaagtttgatttacattaaatgtttttaatgaaacaaggatttgaataaagttttatttaggtaaacatgttgtgaaagcaAACTAGGTGTGAGCAAAGGTTGATTCAAAGTAAACATGCCATCTGATTCCAGGTTTGAGTTTATTGTGAGGAAATATTTAGCAACAGCTTCATCTAGGGAGCTAATAGTTAGCTTCATCTAGAGAGCTAACAGGTAGCTAGCAGGTAGCTAACAGTTAGCTTCATCCAGTTTCTGTTGTTGAGACCAGACAGAAAGTTAAAGTAGCTAACAGGGAGCTGACAGGTAGCTAACAAGGAGGTAACAGAGAGCTAACAAGAAGTTCACAGGAAGCTAACAGTTACCATTTCCTATGTCCACGCCAACCAATCACAATGTAACATCCTCTATGATGTCACACCACACCTGTAATAACTCACCTGTCAATCATCTGAGGTAATGTTTTTACAGAGAAACGCGATAAAACTTGTCTTTGGCATCAAACACTAGTTAGCATGCCTCATTAAATCAGTGAAGCCTTCAGAAGTCCATGAGGCTGCAGGTGTCCTCAGGTGTCCTCAGGTGTCAGATGAAGGTGAGGTGCTGATGCTCGTCCAGCCCgtaggtgtgtttgtgctcCTCGAACAGGTCGGTCAGACTCTGCATGTAAACTTTGTGGAGACTCTCAATGTCGTCTCTGCTGGGACTCGGAGTCTGAGTGACCGGGATGGGCTTCCCCACTGGAGAGATAGAACACAGAGAACTGATGAAGCTAAATGATGCTAACTGAAGCTAAATTATGCTAACTGAAGCTAAATAATCTAACTGAAGCTAAATGATGCTAACTGAAGCTTCATAATGCTAACTGAAGCTAAACAATGATAACTGAAGCTGCATAATGCTGACTGAAGCTAAATGATGCTAACTGAAGCTAAATAATCTAACTGAAGCTAAATGATGCTAACTGAAGCTTCATAATGCTAACTGAAGCTAAACAATGATAACTGAAGCTAAACAATGATAACTGAAGCTGCATAATGCAAACTGAAGCTAAATGATGCTAACTGAGAATAAATTCTGCTGCTTCTTACTGTTGCTAATATATGCTTCCTGCTGCTTACTAATGTTAGCTGTTGCTAACTTATGCATCCTGCTGCTAACGATTGCTATCTGGTGCTAAATTATGCCTCCTGCTGCTAATTATTGCTAACTGATGCTAACTTATGCTTCTTGTTGCTAAATATTGCTACCTATTACAAACGTATGCTTCCTGTTGCTAACTTATGCTCCCAGCTGCTAACTATTTCTACCTGATGCTAAACTATGCTGTGTACACTAATGTCCTCTGACTGTTGACGAGGAGATCCATAAACCAGACAAATGATCAGATAATCAATGAACCAGACTAATGATCAGATAATCAATGAACCAGGTTATTGGTCCGGTGCGTTGCTGTGGCGTTGCCGTACCGACGGTGTGGATGGACTTCCTGTAGGGAATCAATCCAAAGCTGTACTGGAAAACTCCTCTGGCGTGGAACAGCGGCAGAGCaactcccatgatgcactgcagTCGGTTCTGTGGACAGGAAGACATCCCATAATCACTGTTAGTTACCAGGCAACACACAGGGAGCAGCTGGTTGGACAATGTGGTTGTTGGTTCATGATATCAATTGTTGGTTGGTGACATCAGTTTCTGGTAGGTTATGTTAGTTTCTGGTTGGTTATATTAGTTGCTGGTTGGTTATGTTAGTTGCTGGTTGGTTACATTAGTTGCTGGTTGGTTACATTAGTTGCTGGTTGGTTATATTAGTTGTTGGTTGGTCACATTATTTGTTGGTTGGTTACATTAGTTGCTGGTTGGTGATATGAGTTGCTGGCTGGCTACTGTGGTTGCTGGCTGGCTACTGTGGTTGCTGGCTGGCTATACTAGTTGCTGGTTGGTGATATCAGTTGCTGATTGGCTACTGTGTTTGCTGGTTGGCTACTGTGTTTGCTGGTTGGCTACTGTGTTTGCTGGTTGGTTAATGTGGTTGCTGGTTGGCTACTGTGGTTGCTGGTTGGTTATACTCGTTGCTGGTTGCTTGCTGGGTGATGAATGTGGTTGCTGGTTCATTGCCATGGTTGCTGGTTTACTACTGTGGTTGCCATGGGGACCTCTGACCTGCAGCCTCCTCAGCGGGGATCCGGTCGGGTTCTCCATCTGATCAAACAGCTCGTTCTCtccaaaagaaaacactggaaccaGCTGAGCTCTgcaggaacacaaacacagtaagcAGCCGTTTAGCCCCGCCTCCCAGCTGCAACCTGTGCCCCGCCTCCTCTACAAGCTCCACCCACCCGTGTTTGAGAGCCAGTTTGATGAAGCCCTTCCTGTTCCGCACCTGGAAAACAAATGAGATTCAACCAAGTGAACGACACACAAGAACATGTCTTTATCTAACGTCCAATCAGCTGTCTGTTTTCAACTAAGGTCCAATCAGGATGTCTGTCTTCATTGAAGGTCCAATCAGGATGTCTGTCTTCATCTAACGTCCAATCAGGATATCCGTCTTCATCTAACGTCCAATCAGGATGTCTGTCTTCATCTAACGTCCAATCAGGATGTCTGTCTTCATCTAACGTCCAATCAGGAAGTCTGTCTTCATCTAACGTCCAATCAGGATGTCTGTCTTCATCTAACGTCCAATCAGATGTCTGTCCTTACCTAACATCCAATCAGATGTCTGTCCTTACCTAACGTCCAGTCAGCTGTCTGTCTTTATCTAATGTCCAATCAGCTGTCTGTCTTTATCCAACATCCAATCAGATGTCTGTCTTTATCTAATTTCCAATCAGCTGTCTGTCCTTACCTAACATCCAATCAGGACGTCTCAGGTACCTGTAGTGTTAAAGCTCCTGGTCTGGCGTCCAGAGATTCTGGAGCTCCGCCCACTGCGATGACGGCAACGTTTCCTCCTCCAGGACGACTGACCAGGTAGGACAGACTGGACTTACAGCTGGACACCAGACCTGgagaacacacagacagacagacaggtagagagacagacagacaggttattcaggttgtgtttcattttattgatcttcttccatcagatttttttctctgatcAACGTGTGAGGACCTACTGGAGATAAAAACGTGCAAGTTTCTCTCTAATTTCTCATCAGGTCTAAATCTGGAACAATATTGGAAAAACAGATCAGGAAATATCTGAGTATGAGGAgtagaaatatgaaaaaacacaacagctgactaacagtagtagtagtagtagtagtgacCTGGATCTCCTCTACAGCCAGCAGAACACTGACTGGAGAACTCAGAGGAACTGAAGGAACCCTCAGAACATGACAACTGTCTTCATCTAGATCCCATCAGGACCACAGGGAGTCACATGATCCAGCTCTGTCCTCAGGTTAGGACATCAGAAAGTCCACACACCGAGCAGAGGACGTCTGGGGACAGCGAGGTCCGTCAGCCAATCAAAGAGCCTGATACTACCTCCTCCTGCTGACCTGCAGCCCAGTTTGTTCTGTACACAGACCTGACGAAACCAGGAGCAGAGGTCACCACGTTACTACGGTAACATACGGAGCAGGGTCACCACGTTACTATGGCAACATCTAGAGCAGGGGTCACCACGTCACTATGGCAACATCGAGAGATGGGTCACCACGTCACTATGGTAACATCTAGAGCAGGGGTCACCACGTTACTATGGCAACATCGAGAGCAGGGGTCACCACGTTACTATGGCAACACACGGAGCAGGGATCACCACGTTACTATGGCAACATCTAGAGCAGGGGTCACCACGTTACTATGGCAACATCTAGAGATGGGTCACCACGTCACTATGGCAACATCTAGAGATGGGTCACCACGTCACTATGGCAACATCTAGAGCAGGGTCACCATGTTACTATGGCAACATCTAGAGCAGGGGTCACCACATTACTATGGCAACATCTAGAGCAGGGGTCACCACGTTACTATGGCAACATCTAGAGCAGGGGTCACCACATTACTATGGCAACATCTAGAGCAGGGGTCACCACGTTACTATGGCAACATCTAGAGATGGGCCACCATGTTACTATGGCAACATCTAGAGCAGGGTCACAACATTACTATGTCAACACACGGAGCAGGGATCACCACGTTACTATGGCAACACACGGAGCAGGAGTCACCACATTACTATGGCAACACATGGACatgacagacaggtggacagacagacaggcgagTACCTCCAGACATGATGTAATCCCTGAAGAGTGGAACCCTGAACCAGAACGGCAGCATCAGCAGGTGAGGAGTGAGTCCAGGAAACAGCCGAGAGAAACCTGTAGCCTCCGTACAGAAGTTACCAAACGCCCCGGCAACCAGCACACCTGGAACACAGACAGgtacaggcagacagacaggtagaggcagacagacaggtagaggcAGGTCAAtagacagacaggtacagacagacaggttaataATGTAGGCAGACAGGTGTGTCTCTCACCATGTGGGTGGAATCCAAAGATGTAGTTCTTCTTTGGATCCAGATCAACAGTTTTGATGAGCTGCAGACATCATCAGTAATCAgtaatcaataatcagtgaCCAGAAATCAATCATCACTAACCATGGATCAATAATCAGTAAGCAGACTAACTGATCAGTGGGATTAATGAAGGGTCTCACCCTCAGGGGGAAGTAGTCCCTGAAGTATTCCCACACCATCCAGCTCCGGATCCAACCGGACCGCCGACCCCCACTGGTGGGCGTGTCCCAGTCCAGCCACAGCCAACCAGCATACAGCAGAGCCAGCAACCACCAATCAGAGAGAGCCAGCAGGACGAAGCCAGCAAGACAGCACTGAGctgacagacaggtagagacagacaggaagagacagacaggtgactTACATCAAGATCCAACTCTTTAATCAAACTTGCACCAGAACAAACTAACATTCTGATATTTGGATCAGACAGAGacgagagagggaggccaccaagactcctatgactcctctgaaggagtttcagcttcagactgttcatccaacaactgctgtctgttcttcaccagtcaaagctttatggagacaaagagaaagattctgatggaaaaagctccaattaagtGTCTACGAGAGTtcacatgtggagactctgatgtgaagcacggtggaggcggcatcatgatgaagcacggtggaggcggcatcatgatgaagcacggtggaggcggcatcatgatgaagcacggtggaggcggcatcatgattaaagcacggtggaggcggcatcatgctgtgaagcacggtggaggcggcatcatgatgtgaagcacggtggaggcggcatcatgattgaagcacggtggaggcggcatcatgatgtgaagcacgatggaggcagcatcatgatgtgaagcacggtggaggcagcatcatgatgaagcacggtggaggcggcatcatgatgtgaagcacggtggaggcggcatcatgatgtgaagcacggtggaggcggcatcatgattgaagcacggtggaggcagcatcatgatgtgaagcacggtggaggcagcatcatgattgaagcacggtggaggcggcatcatgatgtgaagcacgatggaggcagcatcatgatgtgaagcacggtggaggcagcatcatgatgaagcacggtggaggcggcatcatgatgtgaagcacggtggaggcggcatcatgatgtgaagcacggtggaggcggcatcatgattgaagcacggtggaggcggcatcatgatgtgaagcacggtggaggcggcatcatgatgtgaagcacggtggaggcagcatcatgatgaagcacggtggaggcggcatcatgatgtgaagcacgatggaggcagcatcatgatgtgaagcacggtggaggcagcatcatgattgaagcacggtggaggcggcatcatgatgtgaagcacgatggaggcagcatcatgatgtgaagcacggtggaggcagcatcatgatgaagcacggtggaggcggcatcatgatgtgaagcacggtggaggcggcatcatgatgtgaagcacggtggaggcggcatcatgattgaagcacggtggaggcggcatcatgatgtgaagcacggtggaggcggcatcatgatgtgaagcacggtggaggcagcatcatgatgaagcatggtggaggcagcatcatgtgaagcacggtggaggcagcatcataaagGAAACAGTCACAGATCCTCAGAGATGGTTTGAAGACAACTAGGTGGAAGTTCTGGaggagtccagacctgaatccagaACCAGAGTCTGGACCTGGACAGTTCTGTTGATCAGGAACCCTGAGGAACCTGACAGTTTAACAGTTTATGAAGAAGAACGCTCAGACTGATGGAGACCAACAGAAGGTTCTTCTACTGGATCCTGACTAAAGGAGAAGAACACTGGTGGAACCACTGAGTTCATCTTAAATCTGTAACTACCATcattactttgtgttttttgtaaactGTCAGAACAATATAATGTACCTGATCCTGATTCTGTGTAGAGAACACCAAAGGAGAACATCTCCAGGGGTTCATCCTGCAGTAGGTGAGTTCTAGGAGCAGCTGGAAACATCTGCAGTCTTTTCTCTGAAGGAGTTCTGTAGatgtgcagaacatcagaggcTTCGACCAGGCTGGTTCTACTGCTGGAACCTGATCTAGAACCCTGGTTCTGGTTCCTCCATGTGATGATCAGAGATTGACAGAAGGTCAGGCTGAGTTTATCTCCTTCACTGGATCTCCAGCAGTCAATGAATAATCAATAACCAGTCCTCAGCAGCAGTAATCAATAACCCAGGGGTGTCTAATATGAGGCCTGAGGGCCAAAagtggccctccagagggtccaatgtGCCCCTGGGACGACAACGTAAAGTGTCAAAATTATAGAgaagacaaaataatttatgaagcatgacaagttgttctgatcatcaagtaaaatactagattgttgctttctgtcattttgggtttcactttattcgttgtttttggtctcattattgtcatttgtgtcttttttgtctcgcttgtgtcatttgttcattttttatttttgtctaatttttgtaatatattatcttgttttttgtctttctttgtctcgtgttgatcctccagtaaatcctccatggttcaggtccaggtgactaaatgttgtgtttctttgtagacactctgtgatctggaagttgtaatgaggaaatgataaactgaggatgaatattgaaactgaacttatttctctttaaaaaaattcaggttgttcataatgttttgtaaaaagatactTCCTTAAATTTTCGGAATggactttttgcactaaaacaaaggaaccattagtagctgtggttatttatttagaggttattattctgtggttttactggtccggtccattTGAGATGAAACTTGGCAGAATGTagcccctgaactaaaacagTTTGCAACAACCAGAGTGATCTTACCCAGAGCCAGGAAGGAGAAGATCCACTGCAGCACGGCGGCCGTCTGCAGCCTCCTCCGCAGCGGGATGTTCAGCGGGGCGAACTCGATCTTCATGCCGGCGGTCGCGCTCCTTTGCCCGGCTTGGAGCGCTGCGTCGTCCCGGTGCCTCCGTGTGGATGTCGgagctgctgagctgctgagctgctgagTGCCTGagtgcctgtctgcctgtctgcctgcctgcctgcccgcctgtctgtctgtctattctctcctctttaatcaaacacaaactgataaaaaaaaactttcaacacGCTGTTACTCCACTCCAGCATTGCGCATGCGCGCCGGGCCCTGCCCCCTGGGTGGGTTCCTCTTAGCCAATCGCAGCTCGTGGCGAAATATGTCGGGAGCGAGCGTGGAGTCGGGCGCGTTCATATTACGGACACGAGGAGTTGCAGATGAAAGCGCAGTTTCAGGTTCAAAGTATGAAGTATAAAATATGAAGTATGAAGTATGTGCTGTGACAGAATCAGTGATCAATAGTGATCAATAGTGGTCAGGAGTGATCGATCTATTGTTAATGAGTGCAGTGTTCAGGTTGAAGCTGTGATCAAATCAACACATTTAAATCTCAGCAATAATCAATAACCTGATCAGTCTGAGACAGGCTGAACTCTGGTCACGATGTCAGAGAGTGAGGAAGTGTGTGACATCGTCATGGcaacgctgtgtgtgtgtgtgtgtgtgtgtgtgtgtgtgtgtgtgtgtgtgtgtgtgtgtgtgtgtgtgtgtgtgtgtgtgtgtgtgtgtgtgtgtgtgtgtgtgtgtgtgctctgtgaCCAGAAGTCCCAGTGAACTGCAGCTGTTGACTCATAATCCTCAGAAACAGACGGTTGTGAAACTGAGACGAAAGAACGCTTCAGCAGCAAAAAGAGGAAGTTTAAACACGATTTATTCACAATAAAGTTTTGATCCATCATTAAACACCATATATTGTGAATAAAGTCTTTAACAGTAAACAGAAGATATTAAACATGATTTATTCACAATAAAGTTTTATCCATTAAACACGCTGCCGTCGTCACAGATCTGCCCACTCTGTGGATTTAACAAACGTCTGGTAGAAATAAACTGAGTTCTTCTTTAAAACACCGACGTCTGAGTCTCACAAACAATGTTACAGTTACAGTGTTGGCAGCaacataaagaaataaaactaaagctgtgttaataaaaacataaataaactaaatataacagctgtatgttattaaaaatattaaaactaaatataacagctgtttgttattaaaaatattaaaactaaatataacagctgtatgttaataataacataaataaaactatatataacagctgtatgttaataaaaatattaaaactaaatataacagctgtatgttaataaaaatattaaaactaaatataacagctgtatgttattaaaaatattaaaactaaatataacagcagtatgttattaaaaatattaaaactaaatataacagctgtatgttaataataacataaataaactaaatataacagctgtatgttaataaaatagaaataaaactaaatataacagctgtatgttaataacataaataaactaaatataacagctgtatgataataaaaatattaaaactaaatataacagcagtatgttattaaaaatattaaaactaaatataacagctgtatgttaataaaaatattaaaactaaatataacagctgtatgttaataaaaatattaaaactaaatataacagcagtatgttattaaaaatattaaaactaaatataacagcagtatgttattaaaaatattaaaactaaatataacagctgtatgttaataataacataaataaaactaaatataacagctgtatgttaataaaaatagaaataaaactaaatataacagctgtatgttaataacataaataaactaaatataacagctgtatgataataaaaatattaaaactaaatataacagcagtatgttaataacataaataaactaaatataacagctgtatgataacataaataaactaaatataacagctgtatgataataaaaatattaaaactaaatataacagctgtatgttaataataacataaataaactaaatatcatagctgtatgttaataaaaatattaaaactaaatataacagctgtatgttaataataacataaataaactaaatatcaTAGCTGTATGATCAtataaacatgaataaaactgttACCATGGTTATGTTTAACTGCTGTAACCATGGCTACAGTAGACTGCAGTTACTGTGATCCCAGTAAACTAATGTTGTCAAATAAGCTGTTACCATGGTTACGTCTCACACATACATGAATACAGATAAAGGATCATTCCACTGATTTTCCTCTCGGCTGCTGCGACTGTGCAGGAAGACAGGTGCATTCTGGGAAACTGGAGAACCGAACATCTGCAGGACTTCTAGAGGAGAGTCCACCAGCAGGAGGAGACAACGTGTCTCTGACAGAAACTACATGTATGACACTCTGCACACGGTGAGGTCACAGCACACAGGTTCTTCCATCTGATTGGCTAACAAAAGACACAGGTCTGCTTATGCTAGACTGCTTCTGAAATGTCTGGACCAAGAGCTGGACTAAACCATCTACACCTGGACTAAACCAACTACACCTGGACTAAACCAACTAGACCTGAACTACACCTGGACTAAACCATCTACACCTGGACTAAACCAACTACACCTGGACTAAACCATCTCCACCTGGACTAAACCAACTAGACCTGAACTACACCTGGACTAAACCATCTACACCTGGACTAAACCAACTACACCTGGAC includes these proteins:
- the LOC110969589 gene encoding 2-acylglycerol O-acyltransferase 2-A-like isoform X2 encodes the protein MKIEFAPLNIPLRRRLQTAAVLQWIFSFLALAQCCLAGFVLLALSDWWLLALLYAGWLWLDWDTPTSGGRRSGWIRSWMVWEYFRDYFPLRLIKTVDLDPKKNYIFGFHPHGVLVAGAFGNFCTEATGFSRLFPGLTPHLLMLPFWFRVPLFRDYIMSGGLVSSCKSSLSYLVSRPGGGNVAVIAVGGAPESLDARPGALTLQVRNRKGFIKLALKHGAQLVPVFSFGENELFDQMENPTGSPLRRLQVRGPHGNHSSKPATMAMNQQPHSSPSKQPATKPTAVHHGSCSAAVPRQRSFPVQLWIDSLQEVHPHRRGEAHPGHSDSESQQRRH
- the LOC110969589 gene encoding 2-acylglycerol O-acyltransferase 2-A-like isoform X1, with amino-acid sequence MKIEFAPLNIPLRRRLQTAAVLQWIFSFLALAQCCLAGFVLLALSDWWLLALLYAGWLWLDWDTPTSGGRRSGWIRSWMVWEYFRDYFPLRLIKTVDLDPKKNYIFGFHPHGVLVAGAFGNFCTEATGFSRLFPGLTPHLLMLPFWFRVPLFRDYIMSGGLVSSCKSSLSYLVSRPGGGNVAVIAVGGAPESLDARPGALTLQVRNRKGFIKLALKHGAQLVPVFSFGENELFDQMENPTGSPLRRLQNRLQCIMGVALPLFHARGVFQYSFGLIPYRKSIHTVVGKPIPVTQTPSPSRDDIESLHKVYMQSLTDLFEEHKHTYGLDEHQHLTFI